In the Parasteatoda tepidariorum isolate YZ-2023 chromosome 3, CAS_Ptep_4.0, whole genome shotgun sequence genome, one interval contains:
- the LOC122270652 gene encoding large ribosomal subunit protein P2, with amino-acid sequence MRYVAAYLLASLGGNKSPSASDVEKILGSVGIEVDKEKVKKKQEDKKEAKKEESEESDDDMGFGLFD; translated from the exons atgcGTTACGTTGCCGCTTACTTGTTGGCCTCCCTTGGTGGGAATAAGAGTCCATCAGCTAGTGACGTTGAAAAGATCTTGGGAAGTGTTGGAATTGAAGTAGACAAAGAAAAGGTGAAGAAA aagcaAG AGGACAAGAAAGAAGCAAAGAAGGAGGAATCTGAAGAGTCTGATGATGACATGGGATTTGGGCTGTTTGattaa